In the Telopea speciosissima isolate NSW1024214 ecotype Mountain lineage chromosome 2, Tspe_v1, whole genome shotgun sequence genome, one interval contains:
- the LOC122650930 gene encoding pectinesterase inhibitor 10-like, protein MAYISNLSRKPNPDKVLKVCVSSFGDAIYQMQRSTREMNHENFTNDESMSHRLFNLTTWLGAAVNIQQTCVDEFGSVKSDVHDHVVNVQTLTRHAICFINLYLEGAVQMD, encoded by the coding sequence ATGGCTTACATTTCGAACCTCTCACGCAAACCCAATCCCGATAAGGTTCTAAAGGTCTGCGTGAGCAGCTTTGGTGACGCCATTTATCAGATGCAACGCTCGACCAGGGAAATGAACCACGAGAACTTCACCAACGATGAGTCGATGAGTCATCGGTTATTCAACTTGACGACCTGGTTGGGCGCCGCAGTTAACATTCAGCAAACGTGTGTGGATGAGTTTGGGTCTGTGAAATCGGATGTACATGATCACGTGGTGAACGTTCAGACGTTGACGAGACATGCCATCTGCTTCATCAATTTGTATCTTGAAGGAGCGGTCCAGATGGACTGA
- the LOC122652175 gene encoding uncharacterized protein At3g17950-like — protein sequence MLDPERDFLPPSSPTISSVSSSDLDTESTGSFFHDRSTSLGTLMGVSFPAITARIPSQRDNNVGATIVGGRGEGSGGGGKSKSVKKLKKKKAVGAMAAAERRRGRWWRLCRDDSARPASLGDFLEVERRFGDGAFFGEVTELESIVPPPVPPGNGRLLFADGRVLPPSQPEAPPPTAGALCRLPVLLTGICSGGGAVEGR from the exons ATGTTGGATCCAGAGCGCGATTTTCTTCCACCATCATCTCCAACTATCTCGTCCGTCTCTTCATCTGATCTAGACACTGAG TCAACAGGGTCTTTTTTCCATGACAGGAGCACCTCCTTAGGTACGCTGATGGGAGTAAGTTTCCCGGCAATTACAGCTAGGATTCCTTCACAGAGAGACAACAACGTCGGAGCTACCATTGTTGGTGGTCGAGGCGAAGGGAGCGGCGGTGGGGGAAAGAGCAAAAGtgtgaagaaattgaagaagaaaaaggcgGTGGGGGCAATGGCAGCGGCAGAGAGGAGGAGGGGACGGTGGTGGAGGCTTTGCAGAGACGATTCGGCGAGGCCTGCCTCGTTGGGAGACTTCCTCGAAGTTGAACGGAGATTCGGTGATGGGGCATTTTTCGGTGAGGTAACGGAGCTCGAAAGTATCGTGCCTCCTCCAGTGCCGCCGGGGAATGGACGGTTATTGTTCGCCGATGGTAGGGTCCTTCCTCCGTCTCAGCCGGAGGCGCCACCACCGACGGCTGGCGCTTTGTGTAGACTCCCAGTGTTGCTAACTGGAATCTGTAGCGGTGGTGGAGCCGTGGAGGGCAGATGA